In Oryza brachyantha chromosome 2, ObraRS2, whole genome shotgun sequence, a single window of DNA contains:
- the LOC121053566 gene encoding uncharacterized protein LOC121053566 isoform X1 encodes MAAAADDDEIGRVMSLFFTDGVLGLDGGVSDQAEREEYDEEDESGCLEPFFYDEAEAVAEAAVAAEKRRLQEEERAREQEQRAKEKKARKALFKRIRKYDPKRGTFYFTRYSFGNPLTFDLNEESPLGPMRYTDKIYSEHEETFRKCSSANILSVKIVSSDDDPLILTGPNRGLVLIDDINFEVDLRIKDDRLRGKKKELNRGTLRIDGILSTRGIKMEVENDTLEGKLGTVEMKYAVVKKEAVEATVEIKVLEGCFHGEVSACTTNIQDIFMLLDGRTCGARAANRDAQLSRRVIAVHRKEKLLLTIVNQDDAVPSGCVTQTVGFTPNINGSEETEVTCGSVRMVVKVTWSLMLMWKC; translated from the exons atggcggcggccgccgacgacgacgaaatTGGCCGCGTGATGTCTTTATTCTTCACCGACGGCGTGCTGGGGTTGGACGGCGGCGTTTCCGATCAGGCCGAGCGGGAGGAgtacgacgaggaggacgaaaGTGGGTGCCTGGAGCCCTTCTTCTACGACGAGGCTGAGGCCGTGGCCGAGGCCGCTGTGGCGGCAGAGAAGCGGCGGCTGCAGGaagaggagcgcgcgcgggagcaGGAGCAGCGCGCCAAGGAGAAGAAGGCGAGGAAGGCCCTGTTCAAGAGGATCAGGAAGTACGATCCCAAGAGGGGAACTTTCTACTTCACCCGATACTCCTTCGGCAACCCGCTCACCTTCGACCTCAACGAAGAAT CTCCTCTTGGTCCAATGCGATACACTGACAAAATCTACTCTGAACACGAGGAAACATTCCGGAAGTGCAGCTCAGCAAACATTCTTTCAGTGAAGATAGTAAGCTCAGAT GATGATCCATTGATCTTGACTGGCCCAAATCGTGGACTTGTGTTAATAgatgatataaattttgaggtTGATCTCAGAATTAAAGATGACCGATTaagagggaagaaaaaggaacttAACAGAGGAACGCTTAGGATTGATGGCATCTTAAGTACACGTGGGATCAAAATGGAGGTTGAAAACGACACTCTTGAGGGAAAGCTCGGCACTGTGGAGATGAAATATGCAGTTGTCAAAAAGGAGGCAGTGGAGGCTACTGTTGAAATCAAGGTTCTCGAGGGATGTTTCCATGGAGAGGTCTCAGCCTGCACCACCAACATCCaagatatatttatgcttCTTGATGGCAGGACTTGCGGTGCGAGGGCCGCCAATCGCGACGCCCAATTATCGCGACGCGTCATAGCCGTCCACCGTAAAGAGAAGCTTCTATTGACCATTGTTAATCAGGATGATGCAGTTCCATCTGGCTGTGTTACGCAAACCGTTGGTTTTACTCCAAATATCAATGGTTCAGAAGAGACTGAAGTTACATGTGGTAGTGTTAGGATGGTTGTCAAGGTTACTTGGTCtcttatgcttatgtggaaGTGTTAG
- the LOC121053566 gene encoding uncharacterized protein LOC121053566 isoform X2 — translation MAAAADDDEIGRVMSLFFTDGVLGLDGGVSDQAEREEYDEEDESGCLEPFFYDEAEAVAEAAVAAEKRRLQEEERAREQEQRAKEKKARKALFKRIRKYDPKRGTFYFTRYSFGNPLTFDLNEESPLGPMRYTDKIYSEHEETFRKCSSANILSVKIDDPLILTGPNRGLVLIDDINFEVDLRIKDDRLRGKKKELNRGTLRIDGILSTRGIKMEVENDTLEGKLGTVEMKYAVVKKEAVEATVEIKVLEGCFHGEVSACTTNIQDIFMLLDGRTCGARAANRDAQLSRRVIAVHRKEKLLLTIVNQDDAVPSGCVTQTVGFTPNINGSEETEVTCGSVRMVVKVTWSLMLMWKC, via the exons atggcggcggccgccgacgacgacgaaatTGGCCGCGTGATGTCTTTATTCTTCACCGACGGCGTGCTGGGGTTGGACGGCGGCGTTTCCGATCAGGCCGAGCGGGAGGAgtacgacgaggaggacgaaaGTGGGTGCCTGGAGCCCTTCTTCTACGACGAGGCTGAGGCCGTGGCCGAGGCCGCTGTGGCGGCAGAGAAGCGGCGGCTGCAGGaagaggagcgcgcgcgggagcaGGAGCAGCGCGCCAAGGAGAAGAAGGCGAGGAAGGCCCTGTTCAAGAGGATCAGGAAGTACGATCCCAAGAGGGGAACTTTCTACTTCACCCGATACTCCTTCGGCAACCCGCTCACCTTCGACCTCAACGAAGAAT CTCCTCTTGGTCCAATGCGATACACTGACAAAATCTACTCTGAACACGAGGAAACATTCCGGAAGTGCAGCTCAGCAAACATTCTTTCAGTGAAGATA GATGATCCATTGATCTTGACTGGCCCAAATCGTGGACTTGTGTTAATAgatgatataaattttgaggtTGATCTCAGAATTAAAGATGACCGATTaagagggaagaaaaaggaacttAACAGAGGAACGCTTAGGATTGATGGCATCTTAAGTACACGTGGGATCAAAATGGAGGTTGAAAACGACACTCTTGAGGGAAAGCTCGGCACTGTGGAGATGAAATATGCAGTTGTCAAAAAGGAGGCAGTGGAGGCTACTGTTGAAATCAAGGTTCTCGAGGGATGTTTCCATGGAGAGGTCTCAGCCTGCACCACCAACATCCaagatatatttatgcttCTTGATGGCAGGACTTGCGGTGCGAGGGCCGCCAATCGCGACGCCCAATTATCGCGACGCGTCATAGCCGTCCACCGTAAAGAGAAGCTTCTATTGACCATTGTTAATCAGGATGATGCAGTTCCATCTGGCTGTGTTACGCAAACCGTTGGTTTTACTCCAAATATCAATGGTTCAGAAGAGACTGAAGTTACATGTGGTAGTGTTAGGATGGTTGTCAAGGTTACTTGGTCtcttatgcttatgtggaaGTGTTAG
- the LOC121053482 gene encoding uncharacterized protein LOC121053482 → MTDGVPAFTKNLSQLTWPTGFKPTGIKKYDDSTNPKAWLTVYSMAIQAAGGDTKAMTNYVSVALDDSVGHWLSGLPKRSIDSWAELRDWFIANFQDTYERPRTKYDLYQVQQRKSESLRTYIKRFSEVCNSIPDIKDDVVITVFRKRVRDEPFIAKFTKKEPTIKDLFDMANSYAVAANAVSASRGDKHDEKGQLSGKGKEKEHKKDSDSRKRKLEELVAVADRQPIQHPKMSDYDKVMNSKCPYHLKSSHLVKDCFVMRHYAEKLAKGQSWAAGPSKAKPADKKDDDFQDPQTELNHIFSGPLAYESKRKQKLASREINTTTVDVPQYLRWSEVPFTFDRSNHHDQVAHPGRYPLVLAPVVKSVKLKRVLIDGGSALNILFTKTLDDMKIPRSELRPSNAPFHGVIPGLSATPLGLITLPVTFGTKDNYRTENIYFKVADFETAYHAIIGRPALAKFMAVPHYTYLMVKMPGSHVVITLHSDIKQAFSCEAESYEIAQQAEEQAAREQIREASTHKTGDDDLPSKKTTKITSNKKKQIALDPTDSSKVTFIGTQLDSK, encoded by the coding sequence ATGACAGACGGCGTCCCGGCCTTCACCAAGAACTTAAGTCAATTGACTTGGCCGACTGGTTTCAAGCCCACTGGCATTAAGAAGTACGACGACTCCACCAACCCGAAAGCATGGCTCACGGTATACTCCATGGCCATCCAGGCCGCAGGAGGCGACACCAAAGCCATGACCAACTATGTGTCGGTTGCCTTGGACGATTCGGTCGGGCATTGGTTGTCAGGGCTCCCCAAACGTTCTATTGACTCATGGGCAGAGCTTCGCGACTGGTTCATCGCCAATTTCCAGGACACATATGAAAGGCCAAGGACGAAGTACGATTTGTACCAAGTCCAACAAAGGAAAAGTGAATCCCTGCGGACCTACATCAAACGGTTCTCAGAGGTATGCAATTCCATCCCGGACATAAAAGATGACGTGGTCATCACCGTATTCCGGAAAAGAGTACGCGATGAGCCATTCATCGCTAAATTCACCAAGAAAGAGCCGACTATCAAAGATCTCTTcgacatggctaactcctacGCAGTGGCCGCCAATGCGGTGTCCGCCTCACGGGGAGATAAGCACGATGAGAAAGGACAACTGTCTggcaaaggaaaggaaaaggagcacAAGAAGGACTCGGACTCACGGAAACGCAAGCTCGAGGAGCTGGTCGCTGTCGCAGATCGACAGCCGATCCAGCACCCCAAGATGTCTGATTATGACAAAGTCATGAACAGCAAGTGCCCCTACCACCTGAAGTCCTCCCACTTGGTCAAAGACTGCTTTGTCATGCGTCATTATGCAGAGAAACTAGCCAAAGGCCAGTCGTGGGCCGCCGGGCCAAGCAAGGCAAAGCCCGCCGACAAGAAAGACGACGACTTCCAAGACCCGCAAACTGAGCTAAACCATATCTTCAGTGGCCCGCTCGCATACGAGTCCAAGCGGAAGCAAAAGCTTGCATCAAGGGAGATAAACACCACAACGGTGGACGTCCCCCAGTACCTACGTTGGTCGGAAGTTCCGTTCACGTTCGACCGCTCAAATCACCATGACCAAGTGGCCCACCCGGGGCGGTACCCACTGGTGCTAGCCCCAGTCGTCAAAAGCGTCAAGTTGAAACGCGTGCTCATTGACGGAGGAAGCGCTCTCAACATCCTCTTCACCAAGACGCTCGATGACATGAAAATCCCGAGGTCGGAGCTACGCCCGAGCAATGCGCCCTTCCACGGGGTCATTCCTGGGCTGTCGGCAACACCACTTGGGCTGATCACTCTTCCGGTAACCTTCGGAACAAAGGATAACTACCGGACGGAGAATATCTACTTTAAAGTCGCTGACTTCGAAACGGCGTACCATGCCATTATTGGCAGGCCCGCGCTGGCAAAGTTCATGGCGGTCCCGCACTACACCTACCTCATGGTCAAGATGCCCGGATCACATGTCGTCATCACCCTGCACAGCGACATCAAGCAGGCCTTCAGTTGCGAGGCGGAAAGCTACGAAATCGCACAACAGGCTGAAGAGCAGGCCGCCCGGGAGCAAATACGCGAAGCCTCGACTCACAAGACGGGGGACGACGACCTACCGTCCAAAAAGACGACAAAGATCACCTCCAACAAGAAGAAACAAATCGCCCTCGACCCCACCGACTCGTCTAAAGTTACATTCATAGGAACTCAGTTAGATTCTAAATAG
- the LOC102717403 gene encoding 60S ribosomal protein L10a-like: protein MSKLQSDALREAISQIANDSREKQRKFVETIELQIGLKNYDPQKDKRFSGSVKLPHIPRPKMKVCMLGDAQHVEEAEKIGLDYMDVEALKKMNKNKKLVKKLAKKYHAFLASEAIIKQIPRLLGPGLNKAGKFPTLVTHQESLESKVNETKATVKFQLKKVLCMGVAVGNCAMEEKQIFQNVQMSVNFLVSLLKKNWQNVRCLYLKSTMGKVYRVF, encoded by the exons ATGAG TAAGTTGCAGAGTGATGCTCTGAGAGAAGCGATCTCCCAGATTGCCAATGACTCTCGTGAGAAGCAGCGCAAATTTGTGGAAACCATTGAGCTGCAGATTGGACTGAAGAACTATGACCCTCAAAAGGATAAGCGTTTCAGTGGGTCAGTTAAGCTGCCTCACATTCCTCGTCCAAAAATGAAGGTTTGCATGCTTGGTGATGCTCAGCATGTTGAAGAG GCTGAGAAAATTGGCCTAGACTATATGGATGTGGAAGCCCTCaagaaaatgaacaaaaacaaGAAGCTAGTTAAGAAGCTTGCAAAGAAATATCATGCTTTCCTTGCTTCCGAGGCTATCATCAAGCAGATTCCCCGTCTTCTTGGTCCTGGTCTTAACAAGGCAG GAAAATTCCCAACTCTGGTGACACACCAGGAATCCCTCGAGTCCAAGGTTAATGAGACTAAGGCTACAGTGAAATTCCAGCTGAAAAAGGTTCTCTGCATGGGTGTTGCTGTTGGCAACTGTGCTATGGAGGAGAAGCAGATCTTCCAAAATGTGCAGATGAGCGTGAACTTCCTTGTCTCTCTTTTGAAGAAGAATTGGCAGAAC GTTAGGTGCTTGTACCTGAAGAGCACTATGGGAAAGGTGTACCGGGTGTTCTAA
- the LOC102717125 gene encoding uncharacterized protein LOC102717125, whose protein sequence is MIQLLFLVLVAEAAVAAALLFKTPLRKLAVLGIDCLKRGRRAPVAVKTVAGVVTALLTSTLYSMAEISGRAGGDPESGGGGGGASLSPTDQVLFSRHLLEASLMGYSLFLALVIDRLHQYIRELRGLKKNVEAVSKHNKMLEEAKHGSIEETKKYQEEIAALNEDMKKLKLQVQEKTEEAHIAEDKALAIRKQSESLLLEYDRLLEDNQHLREQLHSIDLRLSSS, encoded by the exons ATGATCCAGCTGCTGTTCCTGGTGCtcgtggcggaggcggccgtggcggcggcgctcctctTCAAGACGCCGCTGCGGAAGCTTGCCGTGCTAGGGATCGACTGCCTCaagcgcggccggcgcgcgcccgtcgccgtgaagaccgtcgccggcgtcgttaCCGCCCTGCTCACCTCCACGCTCTACAGCATGGCCGAGATCAGCGGCCGCGCCGGGGGAGACCCCgaatccggcggcggcgggggcggcgcctCCCTCTCGCCAACTGACCAGGTCCTGTTCTCGCGGCACCTCCTCGAGGCGTCCCTCATGG GATATTCCTTATTTCTTGCTCTAGTTATTGACCGGCTCCACCAATACATCAGAGAACTACGTGGGCTAAAGAAGAATGTTGAGGCTGTAAGTAAGCATAATAAAATGTTAGAGGAAGCAAAACATGGAAGTATTGAGGAGACAAAGAAATACCAGGAAGAGATTGCCGCTCTCAATGAGGATATGAAGAAGCTGAAGCTACAAGTCCAAGAGAAGACAGAGGAAGCTCACATTGCCGAAGATAAGGCTCTTGCTATTCGAAAACAATCTGAAAGCCTGCTACTTGAATACGACCGTTTGCTGGAGGACAACCAACATCTCCGGGAGCAGCTGCACTCCATTGACCTCAGGCTGTCCAGTTCTTGA
- the LOC102705506 gene encoding uncharacterized protein LOC102705506, whose amino-acid sequence MGICMSSVAVWKEKVVLAGRRRGEVVLAGAEDVRGGGGGGGGGYGLLGGGIDADVLEAEELVAAARKVVRSGAEATAGAGGTPARPIWQRKVLMGVKCQLPRFSGMILYDERGRPVCSGVRDRARDQEKHAAAIMVLRDML is encoded by the exons ATGGGGATCTGTATGTCGTCCGTGGCCGTGTGGAAGGAGAAGGTCGTCctcgcggggcggcggcgcggcgaggtggtTCTTGCCGGCGCGGAGGACgtgcggggaggaggaggcggcggcggcggcgggtacgGGCTTCTGGGAGGTGGCATTGACGCCGATGTGCTGGAGGCGGAGGAAttagtggcggcggcgcggaaggTGGTGAGGTCCGGGGCGGAGGCAACGGCGGGCGCCGGTGgcacgccggcgaggccgatATGGCAGAGGAAGGTGCTGATGGGCGTCAAGTGCCAGCTCCCGCGGTTCAGCGGGATGATACTGTACGAcgagcgcggccggccggtgtGCAGCGGCGTCCGGGACAGGGCGCGCGACCAG GAGAAGCACGCGGCGGCGATCATGGTGCTGAGGGACATGCTCTAG